A DNA window from Anas acuta chromosome 4, bAnaAcu1.1, whole genome shotgun sequence contains the following coding sequences:
- the LOC137855402 gene encoding homeobox protein not2-like, protein MPPPKTPGTPFHIEAILAAPPRPGPAAPCPQPPRWPGPGALPGAWGWGWGWSWGGSGAGLELSHCVGTDPLGSAGPWRSGGPCKMKRVRTVFKPEQLERLEQEFLKQQYMVGTERVDLAATLHLTETQVKVWFQNRRIKWRKQSMEQKKAKLAQFGVMQPTSADSTDTKDHEEDTVDVEL, encoded by the exons ATGCCGCCCCCCAagacccccgggacccccttCCACATCGAAGCGAtcctcgccgcccccccccggcccggccccgccgccccctgcccgcagcccccgcgctggccggggccgggggcgctgCCGGGggcttggggttggggttggggctggagctggggaggcAGCGGCGCAG GTCTGGAGTTGTCTCACTGCGTAGGGACCGatcccctgggctctgctgggccGTGGAGGTCCGGGGGGCCCTGCAAAATGAAGAGGGTCCGCACGGTCTTCAAACCAGAGCAGCTGGAGCGGCTGGAGCAGGAGTTCCTCAAGCAGCAGTACATGGTGGGCACGGAGCGGGTCGACCTGGCTGCAACTCTGCATCTCACGGAGACGCAG GTGAAGGTCTGGTTCCAGAACCGGAGGATCAAATGGAGGAAGCAGAGCATGGAGCAGAAGAAGGCGAAGCTGGCGCAGTTCGGGGTGATGCAGCCCACCTCCGCCGACTCAACAGACACCAAGGACCACGAGGAGGACACAGTGGACGTGGAGCTTTGA